From a region of the Mercurialis annua linkage group LG1-X, ddMerAnnu1.2, whole genome shotgun sequence genome:
- the LOC126668464 gene encoding uncharacterized protein LOC126668464 gives MPESIRDKDAVCWQYRSELHLRSHNVIRTRINSSTKESRDNLQVSKGRRNKRNETIDSIMSQPQVNSQNEKGNCDWMSRKKKTKIIAGEDATTVRRRYTGVPATVRRQSSVGSALQEEAEAYLVGLIEDTILRTIHAKRITIMPRE, from the exons ATGCCGGAAAGCATACGCGATAAAGACGCGGTGTGCTGGCAAT ATAGGAGTGAACTACATCTAAGGAGCCACAATGTTATAAGAACGAGAATAAATAGTAGTACAAAGGAATCAA GAGATAATCTTCAAGTATCCAAAGGAAGAAGGAATAAAAGGAATGAGACTATAGATAGTATCA TGTCACAGCCACAAGTAAATAGTCAGAATGAAAAGGGAAACTGCGACTGGATGTCAAGAAAG AAAAAGACGAAGATTATCGCCGGAGAAGATGCGACAACAGTTAGGCGGAGATATACTGGAGTTCCGGCGACGGTGCGGAGGCAGAG CTCTGTTGGGTCGGCACTACAAGAGGAGGCAGAGGCATACCTCGTCGGACTTATTGAGGATACAATTTTGCGTACAATTCATGCAAAGAGAATAACAATTATGCCAAGAGAGTAA